One window of the Sediminispirochaeta bajacaliforniensis DSM 16054 genome contains the following:
- a CDS encoding FAD-dependent oxidoreductase has protein sequence MAIPQRLKAIVDKIVSYGNGVYKVQLSLQRNFPRFKPGQFLHLAIDSFDPSTGFWPESRVFSIAGCDVDRRTVFIVYSVKGSYTKRMERELEVGKDVWLKGPYGEFIISHYLRENDTAVLIAGGTGISPFIPFLTEQKSQFRVELFYGVRSPDVLIFDQALSEVSTRTKERIHLFLEELDESRNADLGKRFEIHRGQLCISDILEITEQKANRVFFLSGPPSMIDTFKKELQNHGILENNIIIDEWG, from the coding sequence ATGGCAATACCACAAAGACTGAAGGCGATAGTTGATAAAATAGTCTCTTACGGTAATGGGGTCTATAAAGTGCAACTGTCGCTCCAAAGGAACTTCCCTCGTTTTAAGCCGGGTCAATTCCTCCATTTGGCCATAGACTCTTTTGATCCTTCGACAGGATTCTGGCCGGAATCAAGAGTTTTTTCTATTGCAGGTTGTGATGTAGACAGACGTACAGTTTTTATTGTTTACAGCGTAAAAGGATCGTATACGAAGAGAATGGAGCGAGAACTTGAGGTAGGAAAAGATGTCTGGCTAAAGGGACCCTATGGGGAGTTTATTATTTCGCACTATCTGCGGGAAAACGATACTGCTGTTCTTATTGCAGGGGGTACCGGTATTTCTCCGTTTATTCCCTTTCTTACCGAGCAGAAAAGTCAATTTCGCGTGGAATTATTTTATGGAGTACGTTCTCCAGATGTGTTAATTTTCGACCAAGCGTTGTCCGAAGTTAGCACGAGAACAAAGGAAAGAATCCACCTTTTTCTTGAAGAATTGGATGAAAGTCGAAATGCTGATCTTGGCAAAAGATTTGAGATTCATCGAGGGCAGCTTTGTATTTCTGACATTTTAGAAATCACGGAACAGAAGGCCAATAGAGTTTTCTTTCTTTCCGGGCCTCCTTCTATGATCGATACGTTTAAAAAAGAGTTACAGAATCATGGTATTCTGGAAAACAATATTATTATTGATGAATGGGGTTGA
- a CDS encoding ABC transporter ATP-binding protein: MKQLIGLFSKREKKRLIWVFIGVLALGILELVGVGSIMPFLTVASNPQMVQTNRYLKWAYDAFGFSSTETFLFVLGIGAVLFILFSNAMKALVTYVNNRFTTMRLHYLSLRLFRRYIYQPYTFFLNRNSSELMKNILGEVATLINKALMPLLELITATVVTLLIIAMLVVVNPLLSLFAFLVVGFLYGAIYLLVKRYLNNLGKRRVEANRLRYKKVAEALQGIKDVKILGREEYFLKDYIPASIENAQVQVVSALIGAIPRYVLEVIAFGGILLIVLYMMRTMGNFQRAVPVIGLYAFALYRMMPSLQKIFSNLAKFRTNLPVVALISENLGDWEADEAKRKAHKKRIFADSLVFANELKLDTVRFSYPGGDHPVICDQSFVIRKNTTVGLVGPTGCGKTTTVDIILGLLRPQKGKLLVDGVEIDDDNVGSWQHLIGYVPQHIFLADETIAKNIAFGIPEDHIDIAAVEKAARIANIHDFISQEMPEGYQTIVGERGIRLSGGQRQRIGIARALYSDPDVLVMDEATSALDGLTEAAIMEAINALGHQKTIILIAHRLATVRECDEIFAMDHGVITDRGTYRELFERDERFRKIAELS; encoded by the coding sequence CCAAGCGGGAAAAAAAGCGGCTTATTTGGGTGTTTATTGGAGTGCTTGCTCTTGGTATTTTAGAGTTAGTGGGCGTTGGTTCCATCATGCCCTTTCTTACCGTAGCAAGTAATCCACAGATGGTCCAAACCAATCGTTATTTGAAATGGGCCTACGATGCCTTTGGGTTTTCCTCTACCGAGACATTTCTTTTTGTTCTGGGCATTGGTGCAGTACTTTTTATCCTTTTCAGCAATGCAATGAAGGCCCTCGTTACCTATGTGAATAACCGATTTACCACAATGCGTTTGCACTACCTTTCTCTGCGGCTGTTTCGCCGTTATATCTATCAGCCGTACACTTTTTTCCTGAACAGAAACAGCTCTGAGCTTATGAAAAATATCCTCGGTGAGGTTGCGACGTTGATTAATAAAGCGTTGATGCCTCTTTTGGAACTCATAACAGCGACGGTAGTTACCCTTTTGATTATTGCCATGCTGGTTGTCGTAAATCCTCTTCTTTCCCTTTTTGCTTTTCTTGTCGTTGGTTTTCTTTATGGGGCTATTTATCTTCTGGTAAAACGGTATCTCAATAATTTGGGAAAACGCCGGGTTGAGGCAAACAGACTTCGATATAAAAAGGTTGCAGAAGCCCTTCAGGGGATTAAAGATGTAAAAATTTTAGGACGGGAGGAGTATTTCCTCAAAGATTATATTCCTGCTTCTATCGAAAATGCCCAGGTACAGGTTGTAAGTGCTTTAATCGGGGCTATTCCCCGTTATGTACTGGAGGTGATTGCCTTCGGTGGAATTCTTCTTATTGTGCTGTATATGATGCGGACTATGGGTAATTTTCAGCGTGCAGTACCGGTAATCGGTCTTTATGCCTTTGCTCTTTATCGTATGATGCCTTCCCTCCAGAAGATTTTTTCCAATCTGGCAAAATTTCGAACGAATCTACCGGTGGTGGCACTTATTTCTGAAAATCTTGGTGATTGGGAGGCCGACGAAGCAAAAAGAAAGGCTCACAAAAAGAGAATTTTTGCCGACAGCCTTGTTTTTGCTAATGAACTGAAGTTGGATACCGTCCGTTTTTCCTATCCGGGCGGAGATCATCCGGTGATTTGTGACCAGAGTTTTGTAATAAGGAAGAATACAACGGTTGGTCTTGTGGGGCCTACGGGATGCGGTAAGACCACGACCGTGGATATTATCCTTGGCTTATTGCGGCCTCAGAAAGGAAAGCTTTTGGTGGATGGTGTGGAAATAGATGATGATAACGTAGGTTCATGGCAACATTTGATCGGTTATGTTCCCCAACACATCTTTCTTGCCGACGAGACCATTGCCAAAAATATTGCCTTTGGTATTCCCGAGGACCACATAGATATAGCTGCAGTGGAAAAAGCGGCCAGGATTGCCAATATTCACGACTTTATTTCTCAGGAGATGCCGGAAGGCTATCAGACAATTGTTGGCGAACGTGGCATACGTCTTTCTGGAGGCCAGCGGCAGCGAATTGGTATTGCCCGGGCACTGTATAGTGATCCTGATGTGTTGGTTATGGATGAGGCCACCAGTGCTCTGGATGGTCTTACAGAAGCGGCTATTATGGAAGCCATCAACGCTCTAGGCCATCAGAAAACGATAATTTTGATAGCTCACCGTTTGGCTACAGTGCGGGAGTGCGACGAGATTTTTGCCATGGATCATGGTGTAATAACGGACCGGGGCACCTATCGGGAATTATTTGAGCGTGATGAAAGGTTCAGGAAAATTGCGGAGTTGAGTTAG